One window of Pyrus communis chromosome 12, drPyrComm1.1, whole genome shotgun sequence genomic DNA carries:
- the LOC137709675 gene encoding uncharacterized protein: protein MSKEISGSVINYKDARQMWTDLQERFSHVNIVQLFHVENEIHDCVQSNMSVSFYFTKLKSLWDERDTLCSIPACSCGTKNEMNSYVETQKTMKFLMGLNESYATVRSNTLILEPLPTVNKAYALVLRHERQAEVSNGKSTQLETAVFAVKNLSREPTSEDKEMQCGKYNKTNHITKNCRAHLKCTFCGWKGHTFDFCRKRKAATETESNRLFSSKGNQVSQSNKQETVPNFPFSQEDCKQILQMLNKNKSSFANQVSNPPSHEELSGPSLGEDDWDRN from the exons ATGTCAAAGGAGATTTCAGGGAGTGTCATCAACTACAAGGATGCTCGACAAATGTGGACCGATCTGCAGGAGAGGTTCTCACATGTGAATATAGTTCAGCTGTTCCATGTTGAGAACGAGATTCATGATTGCGTCCAAAGCAATATGAGTGTAAGTTTTTACTTCACTAAACTTAAAAGTTTATGGGATGAACGTGATACTTTGTGTTCCATTCCAGCATGCAGTTGTGGAACAAAGAATGAGATGAACTCATATGTTGAAACTCAGAAAACCATGAAGTTCCTTATGGGACTGAACGAATCGTATGCTACGGTTCGAAGCAATACTCTCATTCTCGAACCACTGCCTACGGTAAACAAGGCATATGCATTGGTCCTTCGACATGAACGCCAGGCAGAGGTTTCCAATGGAAAAAGCACACAACTAGAAACTGCTGTCTTTGCAGTGAAGAATCTGTCGCGAGAACCTACATCTGAAGACAAGGAGATGCAATGTGGAAAGTACAATAAAACCAATCACATCACCAAAAATTGTCGTGCACATCTCAAGTGCACTTTTTGCGGATGGAAAGGCCACACCTTCGATTTCTGTCGAAAACGGAAAGCAGCCACAGAGACCGAATCCAATCGTCTCTTTTCTTCAAAGGGCAATCAAGTTTCACAAAGTAACAAGCAAGAGACAGTGCCTAATTTCCCGTTCTCTCAGGAGGACTGCAAGCAAATCCTTCAGATGTTGAACAAGAACAAATCATCATTTGCCAATCAAGTCAGTAATCCTCCTAGTCATGAAGAACTTTCAG GACCTTCGctcggggaagatgattgggacagGAACTGA
- the LOC137710885 gene encoding BTB/POZ domain-containing protein POB1-like, whose amino-acid sequence MRKANVDLSRPRMITDSGASPSGLAGESGCPDKEVQDFAFAFNDRNFSDRVLLIEIVRDSPGAKLDVVGCSTVSDWARNRKRRRAEIKRDSAEDIAVHREELVLSCNMPNTEDNMVFDNQDEEAAAMNEFPSTVGVNFGDDLAWNLDCHTVIKVRTLHVSSPILAARSPFFYKLFSNGMRESEQRQVSLRIHESEEAPLMEVLNFMYSNTLSAMTPTALLDVFKVADKFEVASCMRDCSRSLQKLPMTRESALLYLGLPSSILIADAVQPLTDAAKQFLAERYKEITKFQDEVLSLPLAGIEAVLSSNDLQVASEDSIYDFVLKWARTNYPKLEERREVLGQRLGRLIRFPQMSCRKLKKVLTCSDFDPGLATKIVLEALFYKSETPHRQRTLAAADANAAYRRFVDRSYKYRPVKLVEFVEPRLQCSVFLDLKWEECARLFPAGRVYSQPFFLGGQGFFLSAHCNMDQQSSFHCFGLFLGMQEKGSASFTVDYEFSARSKPGEEFLTKFKGNYTFTGGKAVGYRNLLGIPWTAFMADNSIYFLNSVLHLKAELTIKQ is encoded by the exons atgaggaaagcGAACGTCGATCTCTCCCGTCCTCGCATGATTACGGACTCGGGCGCATCGCCGAGTGGGCTCGCCGGCGAGTCGGGTTGCCCCGACAAGGAGGTCCAAGACTTCGCCTTTGCCTTTAACGACAGAAATTTCTCCGATCGGGTTTTGTTGATCGAAATCGTACGCGATTCGCCGGGGGCCAAATTGGATGTCGTCGGATGCTCCACGGTCTCCGATTGGGCGCGTAACCGAAAGCGACGGAGGGCGGAGATTAAGAGAGACAGTG CTGAGGACATTGCTGTGCACCGTGAGGAGCTGGTCTTAAGTTGTAACATGCCAAATACAGAGGATAATATGGTATTTGATAATCAGGATGAGGAAGCTGCGGCAATGAATGAGTTTCCTTCCACTGTGGGAGTAAATTTCG GAGACGACTTGGCCTGGAACCTGGACTGTCATACAGTTATTAAGGTTAGAACCTTACATGTCAGTTCTCCAATCTTAGCAGCAAGGAGTCCATTTTTCTATAAG TTGTTTTCAAATGGGATGAGAGAGTCAGAGCAACGCCAAGTATCTCTAAGAATTCATGAATCTG AAGAAGCACCCCTCATGGAAGTTCTTAATTTCATGTATAGTAACACCTTATCTGCGATGACACCTACTGCTTTGTTGGACGTGTTCAAGGTTGCTGACAAATTTGAGGTTGCATCTTGCATGAGAGATTGCAGTAGGTCTTTGCAGAAGTTGCCTATGACTCGTGAGTCTGCTTTGCTTTATTTGGGCCTTCCATCTAGTATTTTGATAGCAGATGCAGTTCAGCCACTGACAGATGCAGCAAAGCAGTTTCTTGCTGAACGCTACAAAGAGATAACCAA GTTCCAGGATGAGGTGCTGAGCTTGCCCCTTGCTGGTATTGAGGCTGTACTGTCTAGTAATGATCTCCAGGTGGCCTCAGAGGATAGTATTTATGATTTTGTGCTAAAGTGGGCTCGGACCAATTACCCAAAACTAGAAGAACGACGAGAAGTCCTTGGCCAACGCCTTGGTCGGCTCATTCGTTTTCCACAAATGTCTTGCCGAAAGCTTAAGAAGGTCCTAACCTGCAGCGACTTTGATCCTGGACTTGCAACAAAGATAGTGCTGGAGGCTTTGTTTTATAAGTCTGAGACACCACACAGGCAGCGCACCCTAGCTGCAGCGGATGCCAATGCTGCCTATCGGCGCTTTGTGGATCGGTCTTACAAGTACCGGCCAGTAAAGCTGGTGGAATTTGTAGAACCCCGTCTACAGTGTAGTGTGTTCCTGGACCTAAAGTGGGAAGAGTGTGCACGTTTGTTTCCAGCAGGCCGAGTGTACTCACAGCCTTTTTTCCTCGGTGGGCAGGGATTCTTCTTGTCAGCCCATTGCAACATGGACCAACAAAGCTCATTTCATTGCTTTGGGCTGTTTTTGGGGATGCAAGAGAAGGGATCGGCTAGTTTTACAGTTGACTATGAGTTCTCAGCAAGATCAAAGCCTGGAGAGGAGTTTTTGACCAAATTCAAGGGAAATTACACTTTCACCGGAGGCAAGGCTGTTGGGTATCGAAACTTGCTTGGCATACCCTGGACTGCGTTCATGGCCGACAACAGTATCTATTTCCTCAATTCCGTTCTCCATCTCAAGGCTGAGCTCACCATCAAGCAATGA
- the LOC137710802 gene encoding 6-phosphogluconate dehydrogenase, decarboxylating 3, chloroplastic-like: MESSPALSRIGLAGLAVMGQNLALNIAEKGFPISVYNRTTSKVDETVERAHNEGNLPLFGQYNPRDFVLSIERPRSVIILVKAGAPVDQTIAALSAHMEPGDAIIDGGNEWYENTERRIAEANGRGLLYLGMGVSGGEDGARHGPSLMPGGSHQAYTNVQDILHKVAAQVDDGPCVTYIGEGGSGNFVKMVHNGIEYGDMQLISEAYDVLKNVGGLTNEELGEIFSEWNRGELESFLVEITADIFRVKDDLADGFLVDKLLDKTGMKGTGKWTVQQAAELSVAAPTIAASLDCRYLSGLKEEREKAEEALKQAGFKEEIGSVTSGIDKKRLIDDVRQALYASKICSYAQGMNLLRAKSVEKGWNLNLGELARIWKGGCIIRAVFLDRIKNAYQRNQSLPNLIVDPDFAKEMVQRQAAWRRVVGLAVAAGISTPGMCASLSYFDTYRRGRLPANLVQAQRDLFGAHTYERVDRPGAFHTEWTKLAQKSGSGVGALH, translated from the coding sequence ATGGAATCTTCACCAGCTCTGTCCCGCATAGGCCTGGCAGGCCTCGCCGTCATGGGCCAAAACCTCGCCCTCAATATCGCCGAGAAAGGGTTTCCGATCTCCGTCTATAACCGCACCACCTCCAAGGTCGACGAGACCGTTGAACGGGCCCACAACGAGGGGAACCTCCCACTGTTTGGCCAGTACAACCCTCGCGATTTTGTGCTCTCCATCGAACGGCCTAGATCTGTTATTATCCTCGTCAAAGCTGGAGCTCCCGTTGATCAGACCATCGCCGCCCTCTCCGCCCACATGGAGCCTGGCGATGCAATCATCGACGGTGGAAACGAGTGGTATGAGAACACCGAGCGCCGCATCGCCGAGGCCAACGGAAGGGGGCTTCTGTACCTCGGGATGGGGGTCTCAGGCGGCGAGGATGGAGCCCGCCACGGGCCCAGCTTGATGCCCGGAGGGTCCCACCAGGCCTACACCAACGTCCAGGACATCCTCCACAAGGTCGCTGCCCAGGTCGACGACGGCCCCTGCGTAACCTACATCGGCGAAGGGGGTTCTGGTAATTTCGTCAAGATGGTCCACAACGGAATCGAATACGGCGACATGCAGCTGATTTCGGAGGCGTACGACGTGCTGAAGAACGTCGGAGGGCTGACGAACGAGGAATTGGGCGAGATTTTCTCGGAGTGGAACAGGGGAGAGCTGGAGAGCTTCCTGGTTGAGATTACAGCCGACATTTTTAGGGTCAAGGATGATTTGGCTGATGGCTTTTTGGTGGACAAGCTGCTTGACAAGACGGGGATGAAGGGGACCGGGAAATGGACGGTCCAGCAGGCGGCGGAGCTGTCAGTCGCTGCGCCCACCATTGCTGCTTCCTTGGACTGCAGGTACTTAAGTGGGttgaaggaggagagagagaaggccgAGGAGGCTCTGAAGCAGGCAGGGTTTAAGGAGGAGATTGGCAGCGTGACGAGCGGCATTGATAAGAAGAGGTTGATTGATGATGTGAGGCAGGCATTGTATGCGTCGAAGATTTGCAGTTATGCTCAAGGGATGAACTTGTTGAGGGCCAAGAGTGTGGAGAAGGgttggaatttgaatttgggGGAATTGGCTCGGATTTGGAAAGGCGGGTGCATTATCAGAGCGGTGTTCTTGGATCGGATCAAGAATGCTTATCAGAGGAATCAGAGCTTGCCCAACTTGATTGTTGATCCCGATTTTGCTAAAGAAATGGTGCAGAGGCAGGCTGCGTGGAGGAGGGTTGTCGGGTTGGCAGTGGCCGCGGGGATTAGCACTCCCGGAATGTGTGCCAGTTTGTCATATTTCGACACTTATCGGCGGGGTAGGCTTCCAGCCAACCTTGTTCAGGCGCAGAGGGACTTGTTTGGGGCTCATACCTATGAGAGGGTGGATCGCCCCGGGGCCTTTCACACAGAGTGGACGAAGCTTGCTCAGAAGAGTGGTTCGGGTGTTGGTGCACTCCATTGA